The DNA region GAACGACAATTGCGCGAAGCAATCATCGCCAAATGCCGATGGATGAATGCGTCGGGCCTCAATCAGGGGACGTCGGGCAATATTTCCGCCCGCTACAAGGACAGGATGCTGATCACGCCGTCGGCCACGCCTTACGACGCGATGAAGCCGGAGATGATCGCATCGATGCCGCTCGAGGGCGAGTATGGCGCCTGGGAAGGACCGTTGCAGCCGTCGACCGAATGGCGCTTCCACCTCGACATCATGCGCGGCCGGCCCGACGTCGGCGGCGTCGTCCACACCCATTCGACCTATGCCACCGTGCTCGCGATCGCGCACAAATCCATACCGGCGTGCCACTACATGATGGCGGCGTTCGGCGGCCACGACATCCGTTGCGCCGGCTATGCGCGCTACGGCACGCCCGAACTGTCCGAGCATGCGCTCAAGGCGCTCGAGGGCCGCAACGGCTGCCTGCTCGCCAATCACGGCATGATCGCCGTCGGCGCCAATCTCGACAAGGCGATGTGGCTTGCGGTCGAGCTCGAGACCATCGCGCGGCAGTATTATCTTTCGCTCGCGCTCGGATCGCCGCAGATCCTCAGCGAGGCGCAGATCGCCGAGACGGCGCAGGGCTTCTCGACCTATGGTCTGCAGGCGCCGAAGCCCAAGTCCGCCAAGGCGCGTGCAGCAGGAAAGGCGGCGGCGCGTCGGCGGGTCGAGAAGAAGCGCAGCAAGACGCGATGACTGCGGCCGCACCGGGCCCGGGCAGGGACCACGGGCTCGTCGACATCGCCATCATCGGCGGCGGCATCAATGGCGCCGGCATTGCCCGCGATGCGGCCGGGCGCGGCCTCAAGGTGCTGCTGTGCGAGAAGGACGACTTCGCCGAGGGGACCTCGTCGCGCTCCGGCAAGCTCGTGCATGGCGGACTGCGCTACCTCGAGCACTACGAGTTTCGCCTGGTGCGCGAGGCCCTGATCGAGCGCGAGGTGCTGCTGGCGTCGGCGCCGCACATCATCTGGCCGATGCGCTTCGTGCTGCCGCACTCGCCCGAGCAACGGCCGGCTTGGCTGATACGGACCGGGCTGTTCCTCTACGATCATCTTGGCGGCCGCAAGCAGCTGCCGCCGAGCCGCGGGCTCGATCTGTCGCAGGCACCGGAAGGCGCGCCGTTGCGTGACGAGTTCCGTCGTGGCTTCGAATATTCGGACTGCTGGGTCGACGATGCGCGGCTCGTGATCCTCAATTTGATCGACGCCGCCGGCAACGGCGCTATCGTCCTGCCGCGGACCCGTGCGGTCAGCGCCCGCCGCGAGCAGGGCATCTGGCGCCTGGAGATGCAGGGCGAGGA from Bradyrhizobium genosp. L includes:
- a CDS encoding class II aldolase/adducin family protein, which translates into the protein MTREERQLREAIIAKCRWMNASGLNQGTSGNISARYKDRMLITPSATPYDAMKPEMIASMPLEGEYGAWEGPLQPSTEWRFHLDIMRGRPDVGGVVHTHSTYATVLAIAHKSIPACHYMMAAFGGHDIRCAGYARYGTPELSEHALKALEGRNGCLLANHGMIAVGANLDKAMWLAVELETIARQYYLSLALGSPQILSEAQIAETAQGFSTYGLQAPKPKSAKARAAGKAAARRRVEKKRSKTR